One window of the Vigna radiata var. radiata cultivar VC1973A chromosome 1, Vradiata_ver6, whole genome shotgun sequence genome contains the following:
- the LOC106761677 gene encoding receptor-like protein 12 — protein MSVKIVEKSPKVRDELVKVIENSGITKSVKTLKRSTKVAYGQHHIRCIPKEREALLLFKAAIVDDFGMLSSWTTPDCCQWEGIRCXNLTAHIISLHLPGQHSESLSLGGYYEVSWRYISGEIHKSLMELRHLQYLNLSFNDFQDTNIPEFLGSLTNLRYLDLSSSYFSGQIPTQISSLSHLKYLNLSRNYYLNGSIHREIGNLSRLEYLDLSGNSFGGYIPSQLGNLSNLHQLYLGGYRSALKIVTSDQWLYNLNSLTHLSFDYTSNFKSSPSWLRTIAKLPKLRELSLIGCGLSDHFLLSFNPSNFNFSTSLSVLRLSKNSFTQPMIFQWLSNTTSNLVELDLSWNLLKGITSNQFGLAMNSLEHLFLSGNLFNGEDLKSFMNICTLRSLYMYGNNMTEDLSSILHNLSSGCVRYSLQHLILASNQIRGSISHLSAFSNLKTLDLSLNQLSGKIPEGTNSLEGGVPTSFGSTCTLKLLDLSYNMLSEDLTVIFNHLSGCSRYSLQELNLASNQIRGSVPDLSAFSNLKVLDLSDNQLSGKIPEGTSLPSHLEQLLIGSNSLEGGVPKSFGNTCTLELLDLSSNKLSEDLTVIFNHLSGCYTYSLQQLDLSMNQISGTLPSNLATMFPSLKGLYLDSNKLNGTISEDLRFPAELEVLYLTSNSLKGVLTDSHFYNMTKLTTLMLSDNSLTLEFSQNWTPPFQLYTIELRSCKLGPLFPKWLEKQNQFDTLDISNSGISGTVPKWFWTKYGLSNQKRIDISYNNLQGTIPNLPIENYYDSLSLASNQFEGHVPPFLRGSIFLDLSNNKFTNSFSILCPSGVVETLYQLDLSNNKFSGQIPDCWTQFKSLTYLNMSQNKFSGEIPSSMGSLVELQVLLLRNNNLTGEIPSILKNCTQLVMIDIAENRLSGSIPNWIGNELSQLQFLSLRSNYFRGSLPLQICYLKSIQLLDLSQNNLSGEIPTCIKNFSSMAQMTSLRDYQRHSYSFSTNFTSGRSSYDLNAILMWKGSEQMFTDMGLSLLNSIDLSSNQLSGEIPKEIEGLFGLVSLNLSRNQLTGKIPSNVGKLRSLEFLDLSQNQLVGFIPSSLTQIDRLTMLDLSHNYLSGKIPTGTQLQSFDASKYEDNVDLCGPPLKKLCIDGVARQGPXXKFQEDDNLIFNREYYISMTIGFVISFWGVFGSILIIPSWRHAYFEFLINLSDCLYVMTVVKILKRLHTT, from the exons ATGTCGGTCAAGATTGTTGAAAAATCGCCTAAGGTCAGAGATGAGTTGGTTAAGGTTATTGAGAATTCAGGCATAACAAAGTCAGTCAAAACATTAAAGAGGTCAACCAAG GTTGCTTATGGACAACACCATATCCGATGCATTCCAAAAGAGAGGGAAGCACTTCTTCTATTCAAGGCTGCCATTGTTGATGACTTCGGCATGCTCTCCTCTTGGACCACTCCCGACTGTTGCCAATGGGAGGGGATTCGCTGCANNAACCTCACCGCTCATATTATAAGCCTCCACCTTCCTGGACAGCATAGTGAATCTCTTTCTCTTGGCGGTTATTATGAAGTCTCTTGGCGTTACATCAGCGGAGAGATCCACAAGTCGTTAATGGAATTGCGACACTTACAGTATTTGAATCTCAGTTTCAATGATTTTCAAGACACTAATATTCCAGAGTTTCTTGGCTCTCTTACCAACTTGAGATATCTTGATCTCTCTTCATCTTATTTTAGCGGACAAATTCCAACTCAGATAAGTTCTCTTTctcatttgaaatatttgaatcTATCAAGAAATTACTATTTGAATGGTTCAATCCATCGTGAAATTGGAAATCTCTCTCGGTTAGAGTATCTTGATCTCAGTGGCAATTCTTTTGGaggatacattccttcccaacTAGGAAACCTTTCAAATTTGCATCAACTCTATCTTGGAGGATATCGTAGTGCTCTCAAAATTGTCACTAGTGATCAATGGTTATATAATCTCAATTCTTTAACCCATCTTTCCTTCGATTACAcatctaattttaaaagttctCCTAGCTGGCTTCGAACCATTGCCAAGCTACCAAAACTAAGAGAACTCAGTTTAATTGGATGTGGCCTTTCCGATCATTTCCTCCTTTCATTCAACCCTTCCAACTTCAATttttctacttccctttctgtCCTTAGACTTTCTAAAAACTCCTTCACGCAACCGATGATATTCCAGTGGCTGTCAAACACCACTTCCAACCTTGTTGAGCTTGATCTAAGTTGGAACCTCTTGAAGGGTATTACGTCAAATCAGTTTGGCTTGGCCATGAATTCGCTTGAGCACCTTTTCCTGTCTGGAAATCTGTTCAATGGTGAGGATTTGAAATCATTCATGAATATATGCACCCTACGTTCATTATACATGTATGGAAACAATATGACTGAAGACCTTTCGTCAATTCTTCATAATTTGTCTAGTGGTTGTGTTAGATACTCATTACAACATTTGATTTTGGCATCCAATCAAATCAGAGGCTCCATCTCTCACCTTtcagcattttcaaatttaaaaacgtTGGATCTTTCTCTTAATCAATTGAGTGGGAAGATACCTGAAGGCACTAACTCTTTAGAAGGTGGTGTTCCAACATCATTTGGGAGCACATGTACTTTGAAGTTATTGGATTTGTCTTATAATATGTTGAGTGAAGATCTTACCgtcatatttaatcatttgtcTGGATGTTCTAGATACTCATTACAAGAATTGAATTTGGCAAGCAATCAAATCAGAGGTTCCGTACCTGACCTTtcagcattttcaaatttaaaagtgtTGGATCTTTCTGACAATCAATTAAGTGGGAAGATACCTGAAGGGACTAGTTTGCCATCTCATTTGGAGCAGTTGTTAATTGGATCTAACTCTTTAGAAGGTGGTGTTCCAAAATCATTTGGAAACACATGTACATTGGAGTTATTGGATTTATCTTCCAACAAGTTGAGTGAAGATCTCACAGTGATATTTAATCATTTGTCTGGATGTTATACATACTCATTGCAACAATTAGATCTGAGTATGAATCAAATTAGTGGTACTTTGCCTAGCAACCTCGCCACAATGTTCCCATCATTAAAAGGATTGTACCTTGATAGTAACAAGTTAAATGGGACAATTTCTGAAGATCTTCGATTTCCAGCAGAACTTGAGGTACTATACTTGACGTCAAACTCTTTGAAAGGTGTGTTAACTGActctcatttttataatatgacaaAGTTAACAACATTGATGTTGTCAGATAACTCACTGACGTTAGAATTTAGTCAAAATTGGACTCCGCCTTTTCAATTATATACTATTGAATTAAGGTCTTGCAAGCTTGGTCCATTGTTTCCCAAATGGCTAGAGAAACAAAACCAATTTGACACCCTTGACATTTCAAATAGTGGAATATCAGGTACCGTTCCAAAATGGTTTTGGACAAAATATGGATTGTCAAATCAGAAGCGTATtgatatttcatataataatttacaagGTACGATTCCAAATTTGCCAATAGAGAATTATTATGATTCTCTTAGTCTTgcatcaaatcaatttgaaggTCATGTTCCACCATTTTTACGAGGCTCAATATTTCTTGatttatcaaacaataaattcacAAATTCGTTTTCGATTTTATGCCCTAGTGGTGTAGTTGAAACTTTATACCAATTAGACCtttcaaataacaaattttctgGACAAATTCCAGACTGTTGGACCCAATTTAAGTCATTGACTTACTTAAATATGAGTCAGAACAAGTTTTCAGGAGAGATTCCTTCTTCAATGGGATCACTCGTTGAACTTCAAGTTTTGTTATTGAGAAACAATAACTTAACAGGTGAAATCCCTTCCATCTTGAAGAATTGCACACAATTGGTGATGATAGACATAGCAGAAAATAGATTATCAGGATCTATCCCAAATTGGATCGGGAACGAATTATCGCAGTTGCAATTTTTAAGCTTAAGAAGCAACTATTTTCGTGGGAGTTTACCGTTACAAATTTGTTATCTAAAAAGCATTCAACTCTTAGATCTCTCGCAAAACAACCTATCTGGAGAAATTCCTACATGTATAAAAAACTTTTCCTCAATGGCTCAAATGACTTCTTTGAGAGATTATCAACGTCATTCTTATTCCTTCAGCACTAATTTTACCTCAGGTCGCAGTTCATATGATTTGAATGCAATCTTGATGTGGAAAGGTTCAGAACAAATGTTCACAGACATGGGATTATCACTTTTAAATAGCATTGATCTCTCCAGCAATCAATTATCAGGAGAaattccaaaagaaatagagggtTTATTTGGATTGGTGTCATTGAATTTATCAAGAAACCAATTGACAGGAAAAATTCCTTCAAATGTTGGAAAGTTAAGATCACTTGAATTTCTTGATTTgtcacaaaaccaacttgttgGTTTTATTCCTTCAAGTCTTACTCAAATCGATCGACTCACCATGTTAGATTTGtcacataattatttatctgGAAAAATTCCAACTGGCACACAATTACAGAGTTTCGATGCATCAAAATATGAAGATAATGTTGATCTCTGTGGACCACCATTAAAGAAATTGTGCATTGATGGAGTGGCAAGACAAGGACCAATNNTTAAATTTCAAGAGGATgacaatttgattttcaatcgtgaatattatataagtatGACAATTGGATTTGTTATAAGCTTTTGGGGAGTGTTTGGCTCAATCTTAATAATACCTTCTTGGCGTCATGCATATTttgaattcttaattaatttatcagaTTGTCTTTATGTCATGACGGTAgtgaaaattttgaagagaTTGCACACAACATAG
- the LOC106761698 gene encoding uncharacterized protein LOC106761698 — protein sequence MPLYFHLNEIPLRALLSSTRATSPFFLFDQSDHQTPWSAIVVLSVHPPSCRHSSSPSFASIVFGEALSKLGGSLTAGVFSPSAASAIVPVAPPPLRCLCCCPLLPRKRLAFFAGGVNSLAFCLYFLQLKDEWTLEFTTMVGRRLRDAVKTVFSPL from the exons ATGCCTTTATATTTCCACCTCAATGAAATTCCCCTACGCGCACTTTTGTCTTCGACCAGAGCGACCTCCCCCTTCTTTCTCTTCGACCAGAGCGACCACCAAACGCCGTGGTCGGCCATTGTTGTCTTATCCGTGCATCCACCGTCGTGCCGCCACAGTTCATCCCCCTCCTTCGCCTCCATTGTCTTCGGCGAAGCGCTGTCCAAGTTGGGTGGCTCGCTAACTGCAGGAGTATTCTCTCCAAGCGCTGCTTCCGCCATCGTTCCCGTCGCTCCACCGCCGCTCCGCTGCCTTTGCTGCTGTCCTTTGCTGCCac GGAAAAGGCTAGCTTTCTTTGCAGGGGGAGTTAATTCTCTA GCCTTTTGCTTGTACTTTTTGCAGCTCAAAGATGAATGGACCTTGG AATTCACAACAATGGTTGGGAGGCGTCTTCGAGATGCAGTGAAGACAGTGTTCTCACCACTATGA
- the LOC106761687 gene encoding probable LRR receptor-like serine/threonine-protein kinase At4g36180, whose product MNILKVMMFIFVMSVVLQVAYGQHHIRCIPKERDALLQFKAAIVDRYGMLSSWTTPHCCQWEGIRCNNLDLHGEVHYESLSLGYNYQISSLSHLKYLNLADNYYLDGSIPRELGNLSRLQYLGLSGNSFEGYIPSQLGNLSNLHKLYLGGYHNALKIVTSNQWLSNLNSLTHLSFYSISNFNSSPSWLRTIAKLPKLKEVSLIECGLSDHFLLSFNPSNFNFSTSLYVLRLSDNSFTQPMMFQWVSNTTSNLVELDLSWNLLKGLTSNHFGLAMNSLEHLYLSGNVFKGEDLKSFMNICTLRSLYMFGNNMTEDLSSILHNFSSGCVRYSLQELSLTYNQITGSIPDLSTFSNLNTLDLYGNQLSGKILEGTRLPSHLEQLSIGSNSLKGGVPKSFGSTCTLELLDFSFNSLSEDLAVIFNHLSGCSRYSLRELYLHQNKFNGTLPDFSIFSKLETLDLSDNRLNGVQKLLRNYTVLRSLNLFNNSLSENLPAIMHHLSPSLQSLNLGMNQISGTLPSNLATMFPSLKELYLDSNKLNRTISEDLRFPTELEEQRDKEQGHCGVVGRSEVNLWYLNDDRKNKS is encoded by the exons ATGAATATTCTCAAAGTGATGATGTTTATATTTGTGATGAGTGTGGTGTTGCAGGTTGCATATGGACAACACCATATCAGATGCATTCCGAAGGAGAGGGATGCACTCCTTCAATTCAAGGCTGCCATTGTCGATCGTTACGGCATGCTTTCCTCTTGGACCACTCCTCACTGCTGTCAATGGGAGGGGATTCGCTGCAACAACCTCGACCTTCATGGAGAAGTTCATTATGAATCTCTTTCTCTTGGCTATAATTATCAA ATAAGTTCTCTTTctcatttgaaatatttgaatcTTGCTGATAATTATTATCTGGATGGTTCAATCCCTCGTGAACTTGGAAATCTCTCTCGGTTGCAGTATCTTGGTCTCAGTGGCAATTCTTTTGAaggatacattccttcccaacTAGGAAACCTTTCAAATTTGCATAAACTCTATCTTGGAGGATATCATAATGCTCTCAAAATTGTCACTAGTAATCAATGGTTATCTAATCTTAATTCTTTAACCCATCTTTCCTTCTATTCCATATCTAATTTTAACAGTTCTCCTAGCTGGCTTCGTACCATTGCCAAGCTACCAAAACTAAAAGAAGTCAGTTTAATTGAATGTGGCCTTTCCGATCATTTCCTCCTTTCATTCAACCCTTCCAACTTCAATTTTTCTACTTCTCTTTATGTCCTTAGACTTTCTGATAACTCCTTCACGCAACCGATGATGTTCCAGTGGGTGTCAAACACCACTTCCAACCTTGTTGAGCTTGACCTTAGTTGGAACCTCTTGAAGGGTTTGACATCAAATCATTTTGGCTTGGCCATGAATTCGCTTGAGCACCTTTACCTGTCTGGAAATGTGTTCAAGGGTGAAGATTTGAAATCATTCATGAATATATGCACCCTACGTTCATTATACATGTTTGGAAACAATATGACTGAAGACCTTTCGTCAATTCTTCATAATTTCTCCAGTGGTTGTGTTAGATATTCACTACAAGAGTTGAGTTTGACATATAATCAAATCACAGGTTCCATACCTGACctttcaacattttcaaatttaaacacgTTGGATCTTTATGGCAATCAATTGAGTGGAAAGATACTTGAAGGCACTAGGTTGCCATCTCATTTGGAGCAGTTGTCAATTGGGTCTAACTCTTTAAAAGGTGGTGTTCCAAAATCATTTGGAAGCACATGTACTTTGGAATTAttggatttttctttcaatagtTTGAGTGAAGATCTCGCAGTGATATTTAATCATTTGTCTGGATGTTCTAGATACTCATTGCGAGAATTATATCTccatcaaaataaattcaatggcACATTACCtgatttttcaatattttcaaagttGGAAACGTTGGATCTATCAGACAATCGATTAAATGGAGTTCAAAAATTACTTCGCAATTATACTGTTTTGCGTTCATTGAACCTATTTAATAACAGTTTGAGTGAAAATCTTCCAGCAATAATGCATCACTTATCCCCATCGTTGCAAAGTTTAAATCTAGGCATGAATCAAATTAGTGGTACTTTGCCTAGCAACCTCGCTACAATGTTCCCATCATTAAAAGAATTGTACCTTGATAGTAACAAGCTAAATAGGACAATTTCTGAAGATCTTCGATTTCCAACAGAGCTTGAG GAACAGAGAGATAAAGAACAAGGACATTGTGGTGTGGTAGGAAGATCAGAAGTTAATTTATGGTACTTAAATGATGACAGGAAGAACAAAAGTTAA